A region of the Deferribacterota bacterium genome:
TTTAGATGATGGGTCAATGGTTGTTATTGAGAATGGTAGAAAATATATTGGTAAAACTATTAATATTGAGGTTACTAGTTTGTTGCAATCAGATAGCGGTAGAATAGTATTTGGCAAGCCAAAATAATATTATGAAGATTGATGCAATAATACCAGCAGGTGGTTTGGGGTTAAGGTTTTCTAATAATGT
Encoded here:
- a CDS encoding PIN/TRAM domain-containing protein yields the protein LDDGSMVVIENGRKYIGKTINIEVTSLLQSDSGRIVFGKPK